A stretch of DNA from Yoonia sp. BS5-3:
GTGACCCCGCTCAGCGTCTCAGCGTTGTCAGCGACAAAGGTCTACCAAGACCTTTTTGATCTGACCGATGAGGCCGAGATGGGACATATCGAATTGTCTCGGGCCGCCGATCTGATTGTCGTGGCACCAGCCACCGCAGACCTGATGGCCAAGATGGCAGGCGGCCAGGCCGATGATCTGGCCACGACGCTTTTGCTGGCAACCGACAAAAGGGTACTGATTGTCCCCTCAATGAATGTGCGGATGTGGACCCACCCCGCGACGCAGCGCAATCTGAAAACACTCAAACAGGACGGCATCCTTATCGTCGGACCAGATGAGGGTGATATGGCCTGCGGTGAATATGGGCCAGGTCGGATGGCCGAAGTGCCAGATATCATCGCTGCAATCGACGCGGGTCTATCCGGCGGGCCTCTGAAAGGGCGCCATATCCTTGTGACGTCCGGGCCAACGCATGAACCGATTGATCCGGTGCGCTACATCGCAAACCGATCATCTGGCGCGCAAGGCACGGAGATAGCGCGTGCGCTTGCCGGGCTTGGGGCCGATGTGACCTTTGTGACTGGTCCCGCTGATGTCCCGCCGCCGCAGGGTGTGAATGTGATCAAGGTCGAAACAGCGCAACAAATGCTGTCGGCTGTGCAAAACGCGGCTCACGCCGATGCGGCCGTCTTTGCGGCGGCTGTTGCCGATTGGCATGTGGCCAATGCCGGAACAAGCAAAATCAAGAAAGACAAGACAGGCTTGCCAGAGCTGCACTTTGCAGAAAACCCCGATATCCTCGCGACTGTTTCACAAATGACGCAAGGACGGCCCGATCTGGTGGTTGGCTTCGCCGCCGAAACTGATGATGTCGTCGCGAATGCAACGGCCAAACGTGCGCGTAAGGGCTGCGACTGGATTGTTGCAAATGATGTCTCTCCGGAAACGGGGATCATGGGGGGCAGCGAAAACGCTGTCACGCTGATTACTGCAGGCGGGGCCGAGGAATGGGCGCGGATGGGCAAAGATGCCGTCGCCGCAAAGCTAGCAAGCCGGATCGCTGAAGCAATAAAATGAGCGTGGATATCAAATTTCAATGGGAGGACGGCGCAGACGCCGATCTCGGCTTACCCCGCTATGAGACGGCAGGGGCTGCGGGTGCGGATTTGCGGGCGAACTTGACCGATCAGCAAGATCTTCTTCTTAAGGTGGGGTGCCATACGCTCATCCCGACGGGGTTGCGCATGGCCGTTCCTGCTGGGTTCGAGGTTCAGATCAGGCCGCGTTCGGGGCTTGCCCTGCGCTATGGGATCACATTGCTAAATTCGCCAGGCACGATTGACAGCGACTATCGCGGACCGGTTGGCGTTATTTTGGTCAACCTGGGGCAAGAAGATTTCACCATCATGCACGGTATGCGGATTGCGCAAATGGTGGTCGCACCGGTCGCGCAGGCACAGTTCATGGTCACGTCGGCGCTTGACGATACAGCGCGCGGATCAGGCGGATTTGGATCGACCGGTCTATGATCATGGTCGGCGCTATGATTGCCGCGCTCTGGGGGATTGGCGCGGCAATGAAAACCCCGACCAGCGTGCGCTGGAACATGATTTCGATCCTGCTGGTTGGCGTGATGGCGATCCATGTTGCCCTGCCCGACGGTCATCCGTTGCGTATGGCACTTGGCGGCGATGCGCGGCTTTGGGGGCTTGTTTTTGCGTTCGGTTTTATCGTTTGGGGATACCGGAAGCTGTTGCAAAATTTGCGGGCGAGGGTGCGCCAAAGGGATGAACCCAAACCGCAGCAAGGCAGTTTTTCGGACGCCGAACTGGACCGCTATGCCCGGCATATTATCCTGCGCGAATTGGGCGGACCAGGCCAAAAGGCGCTGAAAGACGCCAAGATCCTGGTCATCGGCGCAGGTGGGCTGGGCGCGCCCGCGCTGCAATATCTGGCTGCTGCGGGGGTCGGGACAATCGGGGTTATTGATGATGACCTGGTTGAAAACGCCAATCTGCAGCGTCAGGTCATCCACACGGATCGCAACATCGGACTGCCTAAAACCCGCTCAGCAGCTGAGGCGATGACTGCCCAAAACCCGTTTATCACCGTGCGCCCCTATGCACGCCGTCTGACCGAGCAAATCGCAGCCGATCTTTTTGCCGATTATGATCTGGTTCTGGATGGCACCGATAATTTTGAAACGCGCTATCTGGTGAATCAAACGGCCGTTGCGACAAAAACACCGCTGATCGCTGCAGCACTGACCCAATGGGAGGGGCAAATCAGCCTCTATGATCCGCAGCGCGGCACGCCGTGCTATGCCTGCGTCTTTCCCAATGCGCCTGACCCAGCGCTAGTGCCCAGTTGCGCCGAGGCTGGCGTGATCGGGCCACTTCCCGGCGTGATCGGTGCGATGATGGCGGTTGAGGCGATCAAACTTGTGACAGGCGCAGGTGACGGGCTTGGCGGGCGTTTGATGATTTACGATGCGCTTTATGCGCAAACCCGGACCATCGCGATCAAACCCCGCACCGATTGCCAGGTCTGCGGCGGGCAAGGGTTGCATGCATCGCAGTGAGCCCCATACTGCAGGAACAAAATTCATTCAGGGGAGATGACCATGAAATTCCTTAGCGCCTTTGCCGCTGCGCTTTTTGCCACCGCTGCCGCCGCTGACGGGCATCTGCCCGATCTTGAGGGGCGCGAAATCGTTGTCGTCACCGAAAATGCCTATCCGCCCCTGCAATTCATCGATCCTAATGGGGACGCGGTCGGCTGGGAATATGATGCGATGGCTGAGATTGCTGATCGGCTGAATGCGACCATCCTGTATGAGAACATTAGTTGGGATGCGATGATCCCTGCTGTCTCGGAAGGGCAGTTCGATCTGGGCATGACCGGGATCACTATTCGCGAAGACCGGGCTGAAGTTGTTGATTTTTCTGATAAATACATGACCTCAGAAATGGTGATGATGGTGCGCGGCGATGAAGATCGCTTTGCCGATGCGGCCAGCTTTGCCGCTGATGATGATCTGTTAATGGCCGCACAACCCGGCACCACGCCGTTTTACGTGGGCGTTTATGACGTTCTTGACGGCGATGAGGCAAACCCGCGCATCAAGCTGATGGAAACATTTGGCGCCACGGTCCAAGCTTTGCGGACCGGCGATGTTGATTTGGTTCTGACAGATGGAACTGCGGGCAATGGCTATGTTGAAGCCTCTGATGGCGGTTTAAAGATCATCGGCGAAAAGCTTGGGACCGAGGATTTTGGTTTTATCTTTCCCCGCGGCTCTGATCTTGTGGCGCCAATCAATGCGGCGATCGCAGATATGCATGCCGATGGTACGATCGATGCGCTGAACACCAAATGGTTCCTGGACTACAAACTGGGTGAATAACCCCAAGCAAGAGGTCCCGGGTCGCGGCCCGGGACGGCGGAGCGCCGTTTGATCCCCACATCCCCCAATGACAAGGATTTCCCCTGGTGGTTAGTAGCTGTCGTGGCGATTGGGGGCTATCTGTTTTGGCAGGTGCTGACCGTTGATGCATATAGCCGGGTGCTGTCCACGCTACGGCGCGGGATCTGGGTGACGGTCTATGTGACCTTCGTGTCCTACTTTTTGGCTTGTCTTATAGGGCTGGGTTTGGCGTTGGCAGGACTGTCCAAATCGCTGATTTTGCGGCAGGTTGCGCGGTTTTATATCGAAATCATGCGCGGTATCCCGATCATCGTCCTGCTGCTTTATGTGGCTTTCGTGCTTGCACCCGCTTTAGTCGCCGCATGGAATGTGGTCCGCGAAACCTTGGGTTTTGATCCCATTCGTAATCGGGATTTTTCGCTTTTGTGGCGCGCGGTTATCGCGCTGACCCTTGCCTATTCATCCTTTCTGGCAGAGGTTTTCCGCGCCGGGCTGCAATCCGTTGATGAAGGTCAAATCGAAGCCGCCGAGGCGCTGGGCCTGTCCCGCTGGCACCGGTTCCGCTTTATTGTCTTTCCGCAAGCACTGCGCATGATCCTGCCGCCGCTGGGAAATGACTTTGTGGCGATGGTCAAGGATTCCTCGCTGGTCAGCGTTTTGGGCGTCACCGACGTGACCCAATTGGGCAAGGTCACAGCCGCCGGGAATTTCCGGTATTTTGAGACTTATAATGTCGTGGCATTGGTCTATCTGACGATGACCATCACATTATCGCTGGCCCTACGCCGTTTTGAAAAACGCATGCGCGATCGATAGCTGGTCACCTGCCAGCCCCCAGACTAGATTAAGCGCAAAGGAGATTTGCAATGACAAACCCACTGCTTGAGACATGGACGACCCCCTTTGGCTTGCCGCCGTTTGATCTGATATCAGATGATGATTTCATGCCAGCGGTTGAGACGGCGTTGACGCAGTCCCGTGCGAATATTGCCGCGATTGCAGAAAACCCGGACGCTCCGGATTTTGCCAATACGATTGAGGCACTTGAACGCGCGGACGAACAATTAAGCCGCGTGCTGGGCGCGTTTTACAACCTTGCAGGCGCAGATAGTAATCCAAAGCGGGAAGAACTGCAGCGCAGCTTTGCGCCGATGCTGAGCGCCTACAGCTCGGAAGTGTCTGAAAACAAGGCGCTCTTCGCCCGTATCGAGACGGTTTGGGATGCTCGGGATGATCTTGATCTGACGGATGAACAACAGCGGGTGCTGATGCTGACACGGCGCGGTTTTGTGCGCGCCGGGGCGCAGCTTGAAGGCGCCAAGGCCGACGACTTGCGCGAGGTGACATCGCGCCTATCGGTGCTTGGCACGGACTTTATGCAAAACCTGCTGGCAGATGAGCGCGACTGGTTCATGAAGTTGTCTGATGATGATCTGACTGGCCTGCCGGACTTTGTTGTCGCAAGCGCGAAGGCCGCCGGTGAAGAAAAGGATGCAGGCGGGCCTGTTGTGACTTTGTCGCGTTCATTGATCGTGCCGTTTTTGCAGTTTTCTGACCGCCGCGATCTGCGCCAGAAAGCCTATGAGGCTTGGGGTGCACGCGGGGCAAATGGCGGGGAAACCGATAACCGTGCTATTGCCGCTGAAACGCTAAAGCTTCGCCAGAAACGCGCGGAATTGCTCGGTTATGATAGTTTCGCAGATTTCAAACTGGAAACCGAAATGGCCGGAACACCCGATGCCGTGCGCGACCTGCTGATGCAGGTTTGGACCCCCGCAAAAGCGGCGGCAGAGGCCGATGCCGCGGTGCTGGAACGGATGCTGCATGCGGATGGGTTTGACGGCCCGCTTGAGCCCTGGGATTGGCGTTATTACTCTGAAAAGCGCCGCAAGGAATTGCACGATCTCGATGAGGCCGAGCTGAAACCATATCTGCAACTGGACCGTATGATCGAAGCGGCTTTTGACTGTGCAAACCGGTTGTTTGGGTTGTCTTTCAAGCCCATCGACGGCCCCGTCTATCACCCGGATGTCCGCCTTTGGGAGGTCACCCGCGACGGTGCCCATATCGCTGTTTTTATTGGTGACTATTTTGCGCGCGGCTCAAAACGATCCGGCGCGTGGTGCGCTGCGATGCGATCCCAGCAACGGCTAAGCGGTGATGTGCGCCCCCTTGTGGTGAATGTCTGCAACTTTGCCAAGCCCGCGCAGGGGCAGCCTGCGCTGTTGTCTTATGATGATGCCAGAACCCTGTTCCATGAATTTGGGCACGCGCTGCATCAGATGCTGTCAGACGTGACTTACGAAAGTATTAGCGGCACGTCCGTCGCGCGGGATTTTGTTGAATTACCCAGCCAGCTTTATGAACATTGGCTTGAGGTACCTGCGGTTCTGGCCGCGTTCGCCACCCATGCCGATACCGGCGCGCCAATGCCAGACGATTTGCTTCAGCGCATGCTCGGTGCGGCGACCTATGACATGGGTTTTCAGACGGTCGAATACGTCGCATCGGCCCTTGTTGATCTGGGTTTCCACGACGGGCCTGCACCAGCGGATCCGATGCAGAAACAAACTGAAATCCTTGAAGAAATCGGCATGCCTCGCGCCATTCGGATGCGCCATGCGACACCGCATTTTGCCCATGTCTTTGCCGGTGATGGTTACTCAAGCGGCTATTACAGTTACATGTGGTCCGAGGTCATGGATGCGGACGCGTTTGCCGCCTTTGAAGAGGTTGGTAACCCGTTTGATCCGGCCACAGCCAAGCTGCTGGAAGAGACCGTTTTGTCATCGGGCGGTTCGGTGGATGCGGCCGAGCTTTACAAATCCTTCCGCGGCAGATTGCCGGGGGTTGAGGCGCTGCTAAAGGGGCGCGGTCTGGACAAAGCGGCCTGATTTACGCCGTACAGACGGCGTACAGAAGCTGTACATATTCTGTATGTACAGCGCCCGGCGTTTAGTCCCGAATTTCGGCGGGGAAAACACCCCACAGCTGCGCCTTGGGCACCCAGCCCCGGTAGCCGCCAGCGTTCAACTGGCACCAATCGGGATTACATTCGCCCAGTCGGGCGACCACGCCAGGCTCTAATATCGCGTTCTCAAGTGCATCTGGTTCGGGGCGTGCGCGCAGCGGCGTCGCTTCGCCTTCGATCACAACGGTGCGTGCGCCCGACAGCATGGTGTAATGCACCCAGCCACCTTGCCCGTCGCGGTCGATCACCCGGCGCCAATGGCCGTATTCGGCAATTACCTGCAAGGGCATGTTCCGGCGTTTGAACACCCAATCGATCCGGTGCGACAAGGATGGCCCCCGCCGGACATTGGATTCGGACGCTTTGAGCGAGACGAAGCGCGGTAGTGGCAGATTTGTTTCCGGGCCAAGCGTCGGGGCGGAGGCTTGCTGTGCCTGCAGCGGGCCTGCGAAAAAAGCGCCTGCGCATAACACGACCAAGACCATGCGGAACCATTGCAAGCATGCACCCATTTCTTTGCCTTTTACCACTCGTATTCGGCGCGCAGTTCTTGTGCTGCGCATCCCTTTGGCGCAACCTGCCATGACAGAGCCGTTTTGAAAAGCCGGGGGAGGGATTTGCATGTCAGCGCGACGTCTGAGTGTTGTTGTTACGCGACGGTTGCCCGAAACCGTTGAAACCCGGATGAAAGAGCTGTTTGACGTCACCTTGCGCGACGATGACACCCCCATGACAGCCGATGCGCTGGCCGAAGCGATGGCGAACGCCGATGTTCTGGTGCCAACCATCACCGACCAGATTGATGCCGCATTACTGGGCCGTGCAGGCGATACGCTAAAGCTGATCGCGAATTTCGGCTCGGGCATCGACAATATCGATGTGGGTGCGGCCCGCGAGCGCAGTATTCACGTCACGAATACTCCGGGCGTTGTGACCGAAGATACCGCAGACATGGTCATGGCCCTTATTTTGGGGGTGACGCGCCGCCTTGCCGAAGGTCTGCGCCTGGCGCAATCGCGCGATTGGACGGGTTGGTCGCCCACGGCGATGCTGGGCGGCCGGATCAAGGGGCGCCGTCTGGGCATCCTGGGCATGGGCCGGATTGGCCAGGCCGTCGCCCGCCGTGCCGCCGCCTTTGGGATGCAGGTCCATTACCATAACCGCAAACGACTGCGGCCCGAGATCGAGGATGATCTGGACGCCACCTATTGGGAAAGTCTTGATCAGATGGTTGCCCGTGTCGACGTGCTGTCGATCAACTGCCCCCATACACCGTCAACGTTCCATCTGATGAACGCCCGCCGTCTGAAGCTGATGAAACCTGAAGCCGTCATTGTCAACGCATCGCGCGGCGAGGTGATTGACGAAAATGCACTGACTCGCATGTTGCGTTCCGGCGAGATCGCAGGCGCTGGTTTGGACGTTTTTGAGCGCGGACATCAGATAAACCCTCGCCTGCAATCCCTGCCAAATGCGATATTGTTACCGCATATGGGTTCGGCCACTCTTGAAGGTCGGATCGAAATGGGCGAGAAAGTCATTGTAAACATTAAGACCTTTGCTGATGGCCACAGGCCACCAGATCTGGTCGTCCCATCCATGTTGTGATCTTCCCGTGACGTTAAGGTTTTAGTGATCTCTGGGGCTGTATATTAGTACAAAATATAAATCAGAAGTTTTGTGCTTTGACACAAACTCGTCTGCCAGAGGAGTGTGTTATGCGTATACTGTTACCTCTGTATGGTTTGGTTCTGACAGCATTTGCGGTTGCTGTTTTGTTTGTTTTCAAATCCGGTCTTGATGATTACGTCGCGGCGCGTGGTCTTGCGGCAAGCGCTATCGTGGCCCCCGATGGCTGGGAGCTGCGGGACTATAAGCGCGCGGATGGTGAGTTGATCACGCAAGCCGTTTTCGACCCGGCTGTCACGGATACCACGCAACAGCTTTTGGCACGTTTTGAAACACGCGATGGCGGGATTTCTCAATCAACCTTGACCACGTTCCTACGCGGGGATGAACGGCTTGCTTTGCGTATCAGCAAAGCCCCGCATATGCCCCCGCGCCAGTCGCTTGCTGCGCGCTTTGGCCGGGTGGACGATAGTCCTGATACGCAAGAGGAACGCGAAGGCGTGTTCGCCACCTTGGCGGGTCTGCCGATCATTGAAGAGCCTCGTTTTTCACATGGCGACGGTGGTTCCGATCCCATGCCGGTCAATTACCGACATTTCACAACAGTGATCGGTGATCAGGCCGTTGATGAGGTGCTTGAAGTGTCCATCCTGACCAATGCCAGCGATGCCGCTGTTCTGACGGTGCTCAACAGCCTCGATATGGAGGTTTTGCACGCCCAATTGCCCACCCCGGACCCCCGTGTGATTGTGTCGGCTGGTGTGTTGAGCCGCGACCCCCTGCCGCTGTCAGATGCGCCGCCACTGCCATCGCCGGCCTATCGCGCCATGCAGCTGCTGGCTGCGGGTAAGGTTTTTGATGCCCCTTGGCAAGATGCGCTGATGGATATCCGTATGGGCAAAATCGACAGCTGGGATGATCTAAAGGTGCGTTATCCGCAAGTTGATACCCTGCCTGTGGCTTTGCTGGACGTGCTTGACGATGGCACCCATGAAAACGCCGCCCGTTATTTTGCAGCTATCCTTAGCAATAGCGGACGTGCCTGGTCGGCCCATGAATATCACGTGTTGGCGACAATTTCTGCTGCCGGGACAACGCAATCTGATCTGGCTGAGTATCTTTCGGGCCAGTTTGATATTGCGCCAGAGGTTATCGCCTTGGCACAGCGCCTGCCCGAAGCAGCACCTGATCTGGGCCCGGAAACGCAAGTTGTCCAATCTGAGGTCGCGGCGCCCGTCACGGGCCTGCGTAACGGCGCCACCTGCGTCATGGAAAACGGTTTTCGTCGCTGCACCGTGATGAGCAATTGACGCGGCGGGCTATTGCCCGCCCGCCCAATGGGTGGGCAATGCCCCATTGCCTTGCCCCAAATCAACGATTTCCCGGTAATGCCTCATCGCGTGCGCCGGGAAACGGCGTTTGGGATTTACCGACAGTTGTTTGACCTGTCCCATGTGGTTGAATGCACCTGGCAGGTTGGGCACGACATCATCAAATCGATTGATCAACAGGCATTTTTCATCATGCTTCACCGGCCCTTTCACGGATTTGGGCCGCGGCGCTGCAAATCCAATCCCTGGCGCGCCATAGCTTTTGGATAAAATCTGTGTGGCTGCCGCGCCCAATGAATGTCCGATGACATATTTTGGCCGGATATTCAGCGTCTTGAGCCAGTCAAAGATCACGATTGAATAGGCCAAAAAGCCCTGATGCCAGGTTGTCCCGGAATGGCCCTTGGCCGTGCCATCGTCGCTCATTTGCAGCTGTTGGTGGCCCAGTCGCAGCGGGCGCAGGTTATAGCGCAGATAGTCCCGGACCGAGTTGGACCCCGGTAATAGCAGGATATCACCCTCTAGAATATGCGCCTGCACATCCTGATGCGGGCAGGAATGCATCACCTTCGGCGATGTGATCCGGTTTGCGGTATAGCTTGCCTCGGCCAAAATTGCCGCGTCTTCGATTGAAAATCTCATCATGTTAAATCCCTCTCCTAAGGGCGAGCAGAGCATATTCGCGGGCCCGCCGTATAGTGAGGAAACCCTGAC
This window harbors:
- the coaBC gene encoding bifunctional phosphopantothenoylcysteine decarboxylase/phosphopantothenate--cysteine ligase CoaBC, with the translated sequence MLANKHILLIIGGGIAAFKSLDLIRRLREQGAHVTPVITQAGTAFVTPLSVSALSATKVYQDLFDLTDEAEMGHIELSRAADLIVVAPATADLMAKMAGGQADDLATTLLLATDKRVLIVPSMNVRMWTHPATQRNLKTLKQDGILIVGPDEGDMACGEYGPGRMAEVPDIIAAIDAGLSGGPLKGRHILVTSGPTHEPIDPVRYIANRSSGAQGTEIARALAGLGADVTFVTGPADVPPPQGVNVIKVETAQQMLSAVQNAAHADAAVFAAAVADWHVANAGTSKIKKDKTGLPELHFAENPDILATVSQMTQGRPDLVVGFAAETDDVVANATAKRARKGCDWIVANDVSPETGIMGGSENAVTLITAGGAEEWARMGKDAVAAKLASRIAEAIK
- the dut gene encoding dUTP diphosphatase; the encoded protein is MSVDIKFQWEDGADADLGLPRYETAGAAGADLRANLTDQQDLLLKVGCHTLIPTGLRMAVPAGFEVQIRPRSGLALRYGITLLNSPGTIDSDYRGPVGVILVNLGQEDFTIMHGMRIAQMVVAPVAQAQFMVTSALDDTARGSGGFGSTGL
- a CDS encoding molybdopterin-synthase adenylyltransferase MoeB translates to MIMVGAMIAALWGIGAAMKTPTSVRWNMISILLVGVMAIHVALPDGHPLRMALGGDARLWGLVFAFGFIVWGYRKLLQNLRARVRQRDEPKPQQGSFSDAELDRYARHIILRELGGPGQKALKDAKILVIGAGGLGAPALQYLAAAGVGTIGVIDDDLVENANLQRQVIHTDRNIGLPKTRSAAEAMTAQNPFITVRPYARRLTEQIAADLFADYDLVLDGTDNFETRYLVNQTAVATKTPLIAAALTQWEGQISLYDPQRGTPCYACVFPNAPDPALVPSCAEAGVIGPLPGVIGAMMAVEAIKLVTGAGDGLGGRLMIYDALYAQTRTIAIKPRTDCQVCGGQGLHASQ
- a CDS encoding transporter substrate-binding domain-containing protein: MTMKFLSAFAAALFATAAAADGHLPDLEGREIVVVTENAYPPLQFIDPNGDAVGWEYDAMAEIADRLNATILYENISWDAMIPAVSEGQFDLGMTGITIREDRAEVVDFSDKYMTSEMVMMVRGDEDRFADAASFAADDDLLMAAQPGTTPFYVGVYDVLDGDEANPRIKLMETFGATVQALRTGDVDLVLTDGTAGNGYVEASDGGLKIIGEKLGTEDFGFIFPRGSDLVAPINAAIADMHADGTIDALNTKWFLDYKLGE
- a CDS encoding amino acid ABC transporter permease, which translates into the protein MIPTSPNDKDFPWWLVAVVAIGGYLFWQVLTVDAYSRVLSTLRRGIWVTVYVTFVSYFLACLIGLGLALAGLSKSLILRQVARFYIEIMRGIPIIVLLLYVAFVLAPALVAAWNVVRETLGFDPIRNRDFSLLWRAVIALTLAYSSFLAEVFRAGLQSVDEGQIEAAEALGLSRWHRFRFIVFPQALRMILPPLGNDFVAMVKDSSLVSVLGVTDVTQLGKVTAAGNFRYFETYNVVALVYLTMTITLSLALRRFEKRMRDR
- a CDS encoding M3 family metallopeptidase, which codes for MTNPLLETWTTPFGLPPFDLISDDDFMPAVETALTQSRANIAAIAENPDAPDFANTIEALERADEQLSRVLGAFYNLAGADSNPKREELQRSFAPMLSAYSSEVSENKALFARIETVWDARDDLDLTDEQQRVLMLTRRGFVRAGAQLEGAKADDLREVTSRLSVLGTDFMQNLLADERDWFMKLSDDDLTGLPDFVVASAKAAGEEKDAGGPVVTLSRSLIVPFLQFSDRRDLRQKAYEAWGARGANGGETDNRAIAAETLKLRQKRAELLGYDSFADFKLETEMAGTPDAVRDLLMQVWTPAKAAAEADAAVLERMLHADGFDGPLEPWDWRYYSEKRRKELHDLDEAELKPYLQLDRMIEAAFDCANRLFGLSFKPIDGPVYHPDVRLWEVTRDGAHIAVFIGDYFARGSKRSGAWCAAMRSQQRLSGDVRPLVVNVCNFAKPAQGQPALLSYDDARTLFHEFGHALHQMLSDVTYESISGTSVARDFVELPSQLYEHWLEVPAVLAAFATHADTGAPMPDDLLQRMLGAATYDMGFQTVEYVASALVDLGFHDGPAPADPMQKQTEILEEIGMPRAIRMRHATPHFAHVFAGDGYSSGYYSYMWSEVMDADAFAAFEEVGNPFDPATAKLLEETVLSSGGSVDAAELYKSFRGRLPGVEALLKGRGLDKAA
- a CDS encoding SH3 domain-containing protein, with the translated sequence MGACLQWFRMVLVVLCAGAFFAGPLQAQQASAPTLGPETNLPLPRFVSLKASESNVRRGPSLSHRIDWVFKRRNMPLQVIAEYGHWRRVIDRDGQGGWVHYTMLSGARTVVIEGEATPLRARPEPDALENAILEPGVVARLGECNPDWCQLNAGGYRGWVPKAQLWGVFPAEIRD
- a CDS encoding D-glycerate dehydrogenase, with protein sequence MSARRLSVVVTRRLPETVETRMKELFDVTLRDDDTPMTADALAEAMANADVLVPTITDQIDAALLGRAGDTLKLIANFGSGIDNIDVGAARERSIHVTNTPGVVTEDTADMVMALILGVTRRLAEGLRLAQSRDWTGWSPTAMLGGRIKGRRLGILGMGRIGQAVARRAAAFGMQVHYHNRKRLRPEIEDDLDATYWESLDQMVARVDVLSINCPHTPSTFHLMNARRLKLMKPEAVIVNASRGEVIDENALTRMLRSGEIAGAGLDVFERGHQINPRLQSLPNAILLPHMGSATLEGRIEMGEKVIVNIKTFADGHRPPDLVVPSML